One window of Botrimarina mediterranea genomic DNA carries:
- a CDS encoding sodium:solute symporter family protein: MQSIDWAMLPIYLIGVTALGMWTARKVKSSGDFFMPRRFGKAMMITFAFGTGTSSDQAVSVASRTITNGLSAIWWQWLWLPATPFYWLLAPIFRRLRATTTADVYELRFDRSVGVLFAIVGVIGLSVKIGLLLKGAGAMVDSCTGGVIDANWAIAVTTVLFLVYGMAGGLGAAVVTDFVQGLMTILFSFLLLPFVLQATGGIAGMRETVAAHDPAMLSLVAPQTIGLFFITMYSIQALVGIVAQPFIMGVCGAGRNEMDGRVGFMVGNIVKRVCTMAWSLTSLAAVAWLLNRGVELSTVKPDHLYGEVARAFLPSVFPGLLGVFLACLLASIMSSCDAIMISASALFTQNLYRPLAPDRPDRHYMNVGRISAAGVVAIGVAFAYWVPSVVEALDIWFKVAPLVGIPFWIGLFWRGATPAGAWASAIGAIVTWRLATLPSVATWMAGSPTLVEWGVVKPSEADAAVNDAWLILAYLVVGVVSCVLVSLVTEPTPDEKLNRFYTLTRTPVREDEVVEAPCTLPVGAPPPNRRMLVTSWGLEIPAPSTTAVVGFLAGWVMVAALVAGFMLMVG, from the coding sequence ATGCAATCGATCGACTGGGCGATGCTGCCGATCTATCTAATCGGCGTGACGGCGCTCGGCATGTGGACGGCGCGGAAAGTAAAGTCGTCAGGCGACTTCTTCATGCCGCGGCGCTTCGGCAAGGCGATGATGATTACTTTCGCCTTCGGAACCGGCACGTCTTCCGATCAGGCGGTGTCGGTGGCGTCGAGGACAATCACCAACGGCCTCTCCGCGATCTGGTGGCAATGGCTTTGGCTTCCGGCGACGCCGTTCTACTGGCTTCTGGCGCCTATCTTCCGCCGCTTGCGAGCGACAACGACGGCCGATGTGTACGAGTTGCGTTTCGACCGCAGCGTGGGCGTCCTTTTCGCGATCGTCGGAGTCATTGGCCTTTCCGTGAAGATCGGCTTGTTGCTGAAGGGCGCCGGCGCGATGGTCGACTCCTGCACGGGCGGTGTCATCGACGCCAATTGGGCGATCGCTGTCACGACGGTCTTATTTCTTGTCTACGGTATGGCAGGGGGGCTCGGCGCCGCGGTTGTGACGGACTTTGTCCAAGGCCTGATGACGATTCTGTTTTCATTCCTGCTGTTGCCCTTCGTGCTACAAGCCACCGGCGGCATCGCCGGCATGCGCGAGACGGTCGCCGCCCACGACCCCGCAATGTTGTCGCTCGTGGCCCCACAGACGATCGGACTGTTTTTCATCACGATGTACTCCATCCAGGCGCTGGTGGGCATCGTGGCCCAGCCGTTCATCATGGGCGTCTGCGGCGCCGGCCGGAACGAGATGGACGGCCGCGTCGGCTTCATGGTCGGCAACATCGTCAAACGCGTTTGTACGATGGCCTGGAGTCTGACGTCGCTCGCCGCTGTCGCGTGGCTCTTAAATCGCGGCGTCGAACTTTCCACCGTGAAGCCCGATCACTTGTATGGCGAAGTCGCCCGGGCGTTCTTGCCAAGTGTCTTTCCCGGGCTACTCGGCGTGTTCCTGGCTTGCCTGTTGGCGTCGATCATGAGCTCGTGCGACGCAATCATGATTAGCGCGTCGGCTCTGTTTACTCAGAACCTCTACCGCCCGTTGGCGCCCGACCGGCCCGACCGCCACTACATGAACGTCGGCCGCATCTCCGCCGCCGGGGTCGTGGCGATCGGCGTCGCGTTTGCTTATTGGGTGCCGTCGGTTGTCGAGGCTCTCGACATCTGGTTCAAAGTGGCGCCGCTGGTGGGTATACCGTTCTGGATCGGTCTCTTCTGGCGAGGCGCGACTCCGGCGGGGGCATGGGCGAGCGCCATCGGCGCCATCGTGACATGGCGACTGGCGACGCTGCCTAGCGTAGCGACTTGGATGGCGGGGTCCCCAACGCTTGTTGAGTGGGGCGTTGTCAAACCGAGTGAAGCGGACGCTGCTGTGAACGACGCATGGCTGATCCTCGCTTACCTCGTTGTTGGCGTCGTCTCCTGTGTGTTGGTGAGTCTTGTCACCGAGCCGACCCCGGATGAGAAACTCAATCGCTTCTACACCCTGACGCGGACGCCGGTGCGAGAGGACGAGGTGGTCGAGGCGCCCTGCACGCTGCCGGTCGGGGCTCCGCCGCCCAACCGCCGCATGCTCGTCACGAGTTGGGGTCTCGAGATCCCGGCGCCGTCGACGACCGCCGTGGTGGGCTTCTTGGCGGGCTGGGTGATGGTCGCGGCGCTAGTCGCCGGGTTTATGCTGATGGTTGGCTAA
- a CDS encoding BON domain-containing protein, whose protein sequence is MAVTKTLCAPATIKTLQSSTAAQLAASGSLLESLRLTHWGAGFSDISVVIEENVVYLRGSVPSYHLKQMAQTLAARLSDGLPVVNWLVVRSADWPSFEQPHRPR, encoded by the coding sequence ATGGCCGTTACAAAGACTCTCTGCGCGCCTGCAACAATCAAGACGCTGCAATCATCGACCGCTGCGCAACTTGCCGCCTCAGGATCGCTCCTCGAATCGCTTCGGCTGACCCATTGGGGGGCTGGCTTCAGTGATATCAGCGTGGTGATCGAGGAGAACGTCGTCTACTTGCGCGGTAGCGTGCCGTCTTATCACTTGAAGCAGATGGCGCAGACGCTTGCCGCGCGACTCAGCGATGGCTTGCCGGTGGTCAACTGGCTCGTCGTGCGTTCGGCCGATTGGCCGTCATTCGAGCAGCCCCATCGCCCGCGGTAA
- a CDS encoding Gfo/Idh/MocA family protein, with amino-acid sequence MDVPRRTFLMGIGGAAVAGAAKRSWGASPAERVRIGLIGCGVRGRAFHGKVSAVCDPDPKRLGEAARAAGVASKDAVSDLRRLLDDPTIEAVVIATPDHWHTPAALLALDAGKHVYVEKPCAHNFRESQLLLTAAQNSNLVVQHGTQSRSRPAMQEAIAKLRDGVIGEVLVAKAWNIQQRGTIGHEKPTSPPAGVDYDLWVGPAEWAPYQANRFHSDWHWWHNFGTGDIGNDGAHEIDYARWGLGVDSLPSRVMAIGGKSFYDDEQQWPDTATCAWEYDIPGGKPKQLVFEMRLWSTNYPMNCDSGVEFYGTEGQMFLSKRGKLRVLGPRNAKIEEAAFGREWGFAHFDNFLSAIRGAAKPNAPMIDAHRSVAAIHLANAAIRSGASFDFDPQNETIVGDSPAKEFLARRYRADGHWAIPENA; translated from the coding sequence ATGGATGTTCCACGTCGAACCTTCTTGATGGGCATTGGCGGCGCTGCGGTCGCGGGCGCGGCCAAGCGATCGTGGGGCGCGAGTCCCGCTGAGCGGGTGCGTATCGGCCTGATCGGGTGCGGCGTCCGCGGTCGGGCCTTTCACGGCAAAGTCTCAGCGGTCTGCGACCCCGATCCGAAGCGCCTCGGCGAGGCGGCAAGGGCCGCGGGTGTGGCGTCGAAAGACGCCGTTAGCGACTTGCGCCGGCTGCTCGACGATCCGACTATCGAAGCAGTCGTGATCGCTACGCCTGACCATTGGCACACGCCCGCGGCGCTGCTAGCGCTCGACGCCGGGAAGCACGTCTACGTCGAGAAGCCGTGCGCTCACAACTTCCGTGAAAGCCAGTTGCTGCTAACCGCCGCTCAGAACAGCAACCTTGTTGTTCAACACGGCACCCAGTCGCGATCGCGGCCAGCCATGCAGGAGGCGATCGCCAAGCTTCGTGACGGCGTGATCGGCGAGGTCCTTGTCGCCAAGGCCTGGAACATCCAGCAACGCGGCACAATTGGGCATGAGAAGCCGACGTCGCCGCCGGCTGGCGTCGATTACGACCTGTGGGTCGGTCCCGCCGAGTGGGCGCCCTACCAGGCGAACCGGTTCCATTCCGATTGGCACTGGTGGCACAACTTTGGCACGGGCGATATTGGCAACGACGGCGCCCACGAGATCGACTACGCCCGCTGGGGACTCGGCGTCGATTCGCTGCCGTCACGTGTGATGGCGATTGGCGGCAAGAGTTTCTACGACGATGAGCAGCAATGGCCCGACACCGCCACCTGTGCTTGGGAGTACGACATCCCTGGCGGCAAGCCGAAGCAACTCGTCTTCGAGATGCGGCTCTGGTCCACCAACTACCCGATGAACTGCGATTCGGGCGTCGAGTTCTACGGGACCGAGGGCCAGATGTTCCTCAGCAAGCGTGGCAAGTTGCGGGTCCTCGGGCCGCGGAACGCAAAGATTGAAGAGGCCGCTTTCGGTCGTGAGTGGGGCTTCGCCCACTTCGACAACTTCCTTTCCGCCATCCGCGGAGCCGCGAAGCCTAACGCGCCGATGATCGACGCCCATCGCAGCGTCGCTGCAATTCACTTAGCGAACGCCGCGATCCGCTCCGGTGCGTCGTTCGACTTCGATCCACAGAACGAGACGATTGTCGGCGACAGTCCGGCGAAGGAGTTCCTGGCTCGCCGCTACCGCGCGGACGGCCACTGGGCGATCCCGGAGAACGCATGA
- a CDS encoding AraC family transcriptional regulator, whose protein sequence is MQGVFRYAAEHNLGWSYTIAPESLTLSVLDLVDWPGDGVLAALNTAEEAEHAAAMSIPVVNISSTLAESPSPRSMVDNVAVGRIAAEHLLTRGLQQFAFYGLRDVEYSKRRWMGFNQRLAQNGFEPQKHLATPTFGFIGKVWIKQHEELIAWLESLEKPVGVFAVSDYRARHVLDACEQAGIPSPQQVAVLGVDNEQVICDHVVPRLSSVARNDTLEGYRAAELLHRCLRGEAPADADEPVPPLEVVSRESTAAFAVADTRLRQALEYLLDNVTDPITVEELAEHVDVSRRWLEYAFRDALGETPYQYLQRQRLLLAKRLLTEEPDAKVYRIAQRTGFSSVKQLSAAFQRAFGVTPGDYRKLL, encoded by the coding sequence ATGCAGGGGGTATTCCGCTACGCCGCCGAGCACAATCTCGGCTGGTCCTACACGATCGCGCCGGAATCGCTGACACTCTCGGTCCTCGACCTCGTGGATTGGCCAGGTGACGGCGTCTTGGCGGCTCTTAACACGGCCGAGGAGGCCGAGCACGCCGCGGCAATGTCGATTCCTGTGGTGAACATCTCCAGCACGCTGGCGGAATCCCCTTCGCCACGTTCGATGGTTGACAACGTCGCGGTCGGGCGGATCGCGGCTGAGCACCTGTTGACGCGAGGCCTGCAGCAGTTCGCTTTCTACGGACTCCGCGATGTGGAGTACTCGAAAAGGCGTTGGATGGGCTTCAACCAGCGGCTGGCCCAGAACGGCTTCGAGCCACAGAAGCACCTGGCGACGCCCACCTTCGGCTTCATAGGCAAAGTCTGGATCAAGCAACATGAGGAATTGATCGCCTGGCTCGAGTCGCTTGAGAAGCCCGTGGGGGTGTTCGCCGTTTCCGACTACCGAGCGCGGCACGTGCTGGACGCGTGCGAGCAGGCGGGCATCCCCTCGCCGCAGCAGGTGGCGGTGCTCGGCGTTGATAACGAACAAGTGATTTGCGACCACGTCGTGCCCCGGCTCAGCAGCGTGGCCCGAAACGACACGCTCGAGGGCTACCGGGCCGCCGAGCTGTTGCACCGCTGCCTACGGGGCGAAGCCCCCGCCGACGCCGACGAACCCGTGCCGCCGCTTGAGGTCGTTTCCCGCGAGTCGACGGCGGCGTTTGCCGTCGCCGACACGCGACTGCGTCAGGCCCTGGAATACCTGCTCGACAACGTCACCGACCCGATCACGGTCGAAGAACTGGCGGAGCACGTCGATGTGTCGCGCCGCTGGCTGGAGTACGCGTTCCGCGACGCATTGGGAGAGACGCCGTACCAGTATCTGCAACGACAGCGGCTGCTGCTGGCGAAGCGGCTGCTCACCGAAGAGCCCGACGCGAAGGTCTATCGCATCGCCCAGCGAACCGGGTTCTCGTCCGTTAAGCAGCTGTCCGCGGCCTTCCAGCGGGCGTTCGGGGTGACACCAGGCGACTATCGCAAACTGCTCTAA
- a CDS encoding TRAP transporter small permease, with product MQQAFSTSCRGLCRLLEFALTAIVAALVLIVLWGVATRFLFDAPSWWTEETARLLLIWLTMLGAPVALARHEHLGLEVFVDTLDPATRRRVALFSEIVVLVFSLTVLLIGGGYLVAETLRAGQNTPALNIPMGYAYLATPIGGLGLVLVGVDRLWRLLATASDSQPEAPQP from the coding sequence ATGCAACAAGCTTTCTCAACGTCGTGCCGCGGACTGTGTCGGCTGCTGGAGTTTGCCCTCACGGCGATCGTCGCGGCTCTGGTGCTCATCGTTCTGTGGGGAGTGGCGACGCGGTTTCTGTTCGATGCGCCGAGCTGGTGGACCGAAGAGACCGCGCGGCTGCTGCTGATCTGGCTGACGATGCTCGGCGCCCCGGTCGCGTTGGCGCGACACGAGCACTTGGGGCTGGAAGTGTTCGTCGATACGCTCGACCCGGCAACGCGTCGGCGCGTCGCTCTCTTCAGTGAGATCGTCGTGCTCGTCTTCTCGCTGACCGTGCTTCTGATTGGGGGCGGCTACCTCGTCGCCGAGACGCTACGGGCTGGGCAGAATACCCCGGCGCTCAACATCCCGATGGGTTACGCCTATCTGGCGACACCGATCGGCGGGCTTGGCTTGGTGCTGGTTGGCGTCGATCGGCTGTGGCGCCTCCTAGCAACAGCCAGCGACTCTCAGCCGGAGGCGCCGCAACCGTAG
- a CDS encoding DUF6807 family protein: MMWSVLILLTALLSAAPLSASAASGWSVEEADGALRVSWQKTAVARYVYDDPKITRPYFCDLCSPAGVQVTRNHPPLADADRMDHPEFHPGVWLAFGDLNGADNWRLRARVVHGAFIARATQQPNGPLSFIAENHYLDADGKLICKSNARHTLEVTPRGLLVTYDETFSSEEVFVFGDQEEMGFGVRLATPLRVELSGPDPAPPGTGEMVADGGRRGSTEIWGQPAKWLDYRGQIDGEPAGVAIFCHPDNFRPSRMHARDYGFVCANPFATAAFKGGDPSRTVVRPGESLRLRYAVLCHSGTVLNESQLDAAYKQYADGAEE, from the coding sequence ATGATGTGGTCAGTTCTAATTCTGCTCACCGCGCTTCTCAGCGCGGCGCCCCTATCGGCTTCCGCAGCGAGCGGCTGGTCGGTCGAAGAGGCGGATGGCGCGTTGCGAGTCAGTTGGCAGAAAACAGCGGTCGCGCGATACGTCTACGACGATCCGAAGATCACGCGGCCGTACTTCTGTGACCTCTGTTCGCCGGCCGGTGTTCAGGTGACGCGGAATCATCCGCCGCTCGCCGACGCCGATCGGATGGACCATCCCGAGTTCCACCCCGGCGTCTGGCTGGCGTTCGGCGATCTCAACGGCGCGGACAACTGGCGTTTGAGAGCGAGAGTTGTTCACGGTGCTTTCATCGCCCGAGCAACGCAGCAACCCAACGGACCCCTGAGTTTCATTGCCGAAAATCACTATCTCGACGCGGACGGAAAGCTGATCTGCAAGAGCAACGCTCGTCACACGCTCGAAGTCACGCCACGCGGATTGCTCGTCACCTATGACGAGACTTTTTCTTCGGAGGAGGTATTCGTCTTCGGAGATCAAGAGGAGATGGGTTTCGGCGTTCGCTTGGCCACTCCCCTGCGTGTCGAACTTAGCGGGCCCGACCCAGCGCCTCCGGGAACGGGAGAGATGGTCGCCGATGGCGGCCGCCGCGGTTCGACAGAGATCTGGGGCCAGCCCGCCAAGTGGCTCGACTACCGCGGCCAAATCGATGGCGAACCCGCAGGCGTTGCCATCTTCTGCCACCCCGACAACTTCCGCCCTTCGCGGATGCATGCCCGCGACTACGGCTTCGTCTGCGCCAATCCCTTTGCAACCGCCGCCTTCAAGGGCGGCGACCCTAGCCGCACGGTCGTACGGCCTGGCGAATCGCTACGGCTACGTTACGCGGTGCTCTGCCATAGTGGCACGGTGCTGAACGAGTCGCAACTCGATGCGGCTTACAAGCAGTACGCCGATGGTGCTGAGGAGTAG
- a CDS encoding universal stress protein: protein MTAEKILYATDFSPASDSALGFASSLASDSGAVLHIVHVGVSHADAFATTAPYGYAISEEVELRERRERQQKLNSLQPTVAGVTCEHHDLEGNPAEEVLRFAEEEGVDMIVVGSHGRTGLSRMLMGSVAEEIVRRADCPVLVVKHAASLTE, encoded by the coding sequence ATGACCGCGGAAAAGATCCTTTACGCGACCGACTTCTCTCCCGCCAGCGACTCCGCCCTCGGCTTCGCCTCGTCGCTTGCTTCGGATTCTGGAGCGGTGCTGCACATCGTGCACGTTGGCGTGTCACACGCGGACGCTTTCGCCACCACAGCGCCGTACGGTTACGCCATCTCCGAAGAGGTAGAGCTGCGCGAGCGTCGTGAGCGGCAACAGAAACTCAACAGCCTACAGCCGACCGTGGCCGGCGTGACCTGTGAGCACCACGATCTCGAAGGAAACCCCGCAGAAGAGGTGCTTCGCTTCGCCGAGGAAGAGGGGGTTGATATGATCGTCGTTGGCTCCCACGGCCGAACGGGCCTGTCACGGATGCTGATGGGAAGTGTCGCCGAGGAGATCGTCCGGCGCGCCGACTGCCCAGTGCTGGTCGTCAAGCACGCGGCCTCTCTCACTGAGTGA
- a CDS encoding NAD(P)-dependent oxidoreductase, giving the protein MLLLFPWNPPVTLSSPPPIGVVGLGLLGSALCERLLDAGRPVRCWNRTRDKAEPLLERGAVWSNNPLAECDEVVVCLYTSDVVRETFEAMAEGVHAGQLIVDATTGGVEDARRIGGWLAERGAAYLETPIAASSEQTRRGEAVAFVGGPHRDFDCAAPLLADLVAQAHYVGEWGAAASFKLVNNLILGLNRAALAEGLALAERLGLDLAQTLAVLRQSNSYSGVMDTKGDKMAARDYATQAKLTQHAKDVRIFVAEARRRELELPMSATHLALLEAGEHAGLADADNCAIFEVISRGMKP; this is encoded by the coding sequence TTGCTCCTCCTGTTTCCGTGGAACCCGCCGGTGACTCTTTCGTCGCCACCACCGATCGGCGTCGTCGGCTTGGGCCTGTTAGGCTCGGCCCTGTGCGAACGGCTGCTCGACGCCGGACGGCCCGTGCGTTGCTGGAACCGCACGCGCGACAAGGCCGAACCGTTGTTGGAACGCGGCGCCGTGTGGTCGAACAACCCACTGGCAGAGTGCGACGAGGTCGTCGTTTGCCTCTACACGTCCGATGTGGTGCGCGAAACATTCGAGGCAATGGCCGAGGGCGTTCATGCGGGGCAACTGATCGTTGACGCAACGACGGGCGGCGTGGAGGACGCTCGGCGAATCGGTGGCTGGCTCGCCGAGCGTGGAGCAGCCTACCTAGAAACCCCGATCGCCGCATCAAGTGAACAGACCCGCCGCGGCGAGGCGGTCGCCTTTGTCGGGGGCCCACACCGCGACTTCGACTGCGCCGCCCCGCTGTTAGCCGATCTGGTCGCCCAGGCCCACTATGTCGGCGAGTGGGGCGCCGCTGCGAGCTTCAAGCTCGTTAATAACTTGATTCTCGGTCTCAACCGCGCCGCCCTAGCCGAGGGGCTTGCGCTTGCTGAAAGACTCGGACTCGACCTTGCGCAGACACTGGCGGTCTTGCGACAGAGCAACTCCTACTCGGGCGTTATGGACACGAAGGGCGACAAGATGGCCGCCCGCGACTACGCCACGCAAGCGAAGCTCACGCAGCACGCTAAGGACGTCCGCATCTTCGTCGCCGAGGCGCGGCGGCGTGAGTTGGAGCTACCAATGTCCGCGACGCATCTCGCTCTACTGGAAGCCGGAGAGCACGCCGGTCTGGCGGACGCGGACAACTGTGCGATCTTTGAGGTGATTTCCCGAGGGATGAAACCGTGA
- a CDS encoding TRAP transporter substrate-binding protein — MNKAAASTLFAGVVIGAFLATLGYAFIERSQNSAGGSSGGPLVLTLGHGLDQTHPVHRAIVEFADRLKEKSGGTMTVQISPNGQLGSEVECIELLQRGALAMTKTSTAPLEAFIPSMSVFGVPYVFRDETQFWKTLDGPIGEELLQAGRDSGLHGLCWYDAGARSFYTKSTAIHSPDDLKGLKLRVQDSRTALEMVTALGGSPTPMNFGELYTGLQQGLVDGAENNPPSFETSRHFEVCKEYSLNEHSLVPDVLLISTRWWDRLSPEQQAWVEQAAEESSVFQRQLWREKTAESLKIVEEAGVNVTRPDKGPFIERVQPMHDALKGTVVGNLMERIKAEE; from the coding sequence GTGAACAAGGCCGCTGCCTCAACCCTCTTCGCCGGCGTTGTGATCGGGGCGTTTCTCGCCACGCTGGGGTACGCGTTCATTGAACGGTCGCAGAACTCCGCCGGCGGTTCGAGTGGCGGTCCGCTGGTGCTGACGCTCGGCCACGGGCTCGACCAGACGCACCCGGTCCACCGGGCGATCGTCGAGTTTGCCGATCGCCTGAAAGAGAAGTCGGGCGGCACGATGACGGTGCAGATCTCGCCCAACGGTCAGCTCGGATCGGAAGTCGAGTGCATCGAACTGCTGCAACGCGGCGCGCTCGCGATGACCAAGACCTCGACGGCGCCGCTCGAAGCGTTTATCCCTTCGATGTCGGTTTTCGGGGTGCCCTACGTGTTTCGGGATGAAACGCAGTTTTGGAAGACACTCGACGGGCCGATCGGCGAGGAACTGCTGCAAGCCGGCAGAGACAGCGGACTGCATGGCCTCTGCTGGTACGACGCCGGCGCGCGGAGCTTCTACACCAAATCAACAGCGATCCATTCGCCCGACGACCTCAAGGGACTCAAGCTCCGCGTCCAAGACAGCCGCACGGCGCTTGAGATGGTGACGGCGCTTGGCGGCTCGCCGACGCCGATGAACTTCGGCGAGCTCTACACGGGCCTTCAGCAGGGGCTCGTCGATGGCGCCGAGAACAACCCACCAAGCTTCGAGACCAGCCGGCACTTCGAGGTCTGCAAAGAGTACTCGCTCAACGAGCATTCGCTCGTGCCTGACGTATTGCTGATCAGCACCCGTTGGTGGGATCGGCTCTCCCCCGAGCAGCAAGCTTGGGTCGAACAGGCGGCCGAAGAGTCGTCTGTCTTCCAACGTCAGCTGTGGCGCGAGAAGACCGCCGAATCGCTAAAGATCGTCGAAGAGGCTGGGGTCAACGTCACGCGTCCCGACAAGGGGCCGTTCATCGAGCGGGTCCAGCCGATGCACGACGCGCTGAAGGGGACGGTCGTGGGCAATTTGATGGAACGGATCAAAGCCGAGGAGTAG
- a CDS encoding TRAP transporter large permease, with protein MDPQVAILLVSFFALLVFGTPIAVAIGVCAVLTLISMGDGPAFYTVAQRMSTGIASFPLLAIPLFVLAGFLMGEGGMARRLVGLASAIVGRRRAGLAYVSTITCMLFGAISGSAAAAVSSVGGMMIPEMARKGYSRPLSVAIATTAATTGLIIPPSNIMIVYALVAGGVSVAAIFMAGVLPGILVGLAIMIACRFICPEELDDDSCAQPSILKTALDALPSLLLIIIVLGAILGGVCSPTEAAAVAVLYAFLLSVLVYREIPLQNLPRICLQTGITTSVIFFLIAASQAMSWVMTAENLPQTVSAALLGLSENRWVILIIINLILLVVGAFMDMTPAVLIFTPIFLPIAVQLGMHPVHFGVMMIANLCIGLCTPPVGTCLFIGCGVGKTSISQIVRPLTPLILAMIAAVAVIAAVPDLSLWLPRAMGLLE; from the coding sequence GTGGACCCGCAAGTCGCCATCCTGTTGGTGTCGTTTTTTGCCCTGCTCGTGTTCGGTACCCCGATCGCTGTTGCGATCGGCGTTTGCGCGGTGCTGACGCTGATCTCGATGGGAGACGGCCCGGCGTTCTACACGGTCGCCCAGCGGATGAGCACCGGCATCGCGAGCTTCCCGCTGCTGGCGATCCCGCTGTTCGTTCTCGCCGGTTTCCTCATGGGCGAGGGCGGCATGGCCCGACGGCTGGTGGGCTTGGCCTCGGCGATCGTTGGAAGGCGCCGCGCGGGGCTGGCCTATGTGAGCACCATCACTTGTATGCTCTTCGGCGCTATCTCCGGCTCTGCCGCGGCGGCGGTTTCGAGCGTCGGCGGCATGATGATCCCCGAGATGGCCCGCAAAGGCTACAGCCGGCCGCTCAGCGTCGCCATCGCGACGACGGCGGCGACAACGGGCCTCATTATCCCGCCGAGCAACATCATGATCGTCTACGCCCTCGTGGCGGGCGGTGTGTCGGTCGCGGCGATCTTCATGGCCGGCGTCCTTCCGGGAATTCTTGTCGGCTTGGCGATCATGATCGCTTGCCGCTTCATCTGCCCAGAGGAACTCGACGACGACTCGTGCGCCCAGCCTTCAATCCTGAAGACCGCGCTGGACGCGCTGCCGAGCCTGTTGCTGATCATCATCGTCCTAGGGGCGATCCTTGGTGGCGTGTGCTCGCCGACCGAGGCGGCCGCCGTGGCGGTGCTTTACGCGTTCCTGCTGTCGGTGCTGGTCTACCGAGAAATCCCGCTGCAGAACCTGCCGCGCATCTGCTTGCAGACGGGGATCACCACCTCGGTCATTTTTTTTCTGATCGCCGCCAGTCAGGCGATGAGCTGGGTGATGACGGCCGAGAATCTGCCGCAGACCGTTAGCGCGGCGCTGCTGGGGCTGTCCGAGAATCGTTGGGTGATCCTGATCATCATCAACCTCATCCTGCTGGTCGTGGGCGCCTTCATGGACATGACGCCCGCTGTGCTGATCTTCACGCCAATCTTCTTGCCGATCGCGGTCCAGCTCGGCATGCACCCGGTTCACTTCGGCGTGATGATGATCGCCAACCTTTGCATCGGCCTCTGCACCCCCCCGGTGGGGACGTGCCTGTTCATCGGCTGCGGCGTCGGCAAGACATCGATCTCGCAGATCGTACGGCCGTTGACGCCACTCATCTTGGCGATGATCGCCGCGGTCGCCGTGATCGCCGCCGTGCCCGACCTGTCGCTCTGGTTACCGCGGGCGATGGGGCTGCTCGAATGA